Genomic DNA from Filimonas effusa:
AATACAGTTGTCCGTTAAAATAAGCCAGCGCAGCTGCGGCGATAAAGCCTCAGATGGCACCACCGCTATTTTATTCGCTTTGAAACCAATCATCTCCAGGCGCGGACATGCAGCCAATACCGCCGGCAATTCAGTGAACAGGTTATTGGAAAAGAAAGCGATCTTCAGATTTTTCAGCAACCCGAAATGAGAAGGCAGCGCAGATAACCGGTTGCCGCTGAGATCAAGGATTTCCAGCGATTCGGCCAGGTCAAAAATAGCTTCCGGAAATTCAGTCAGATCACAAGATAGTTTCAGTCGTTTTATTCCCTTCAGTTGCCCCGAAAGAAGCTGCTCCAAAGTTTGCATGTAGTTGAATTAATTGGCAAGATAGGAAGAAGAACCCTTTATTTTTGCCGGATGGATTATTTCAAGAAGCTGCTGGCATTGCTGAGAACAGAAAGAGAAGAAGACCAGCGCAATTACCAACAACAAATAGCATCGGCATCTGTAGCAGAACGCCGCGCCAATGGTTTAACCTGGTACCCCGTTGCCATACGCGATACCGAAATAGGCCGGGGCGACTACCTCACCGTTGAAGTAGAACGCACTACACACCAGGATGTCATCCACCAGCTAAGATTTGGCGCTTCAGCAGCTTTATTCTCAAATCATGATCCTGCAAACAGCCGGGTAGAAGGCACCATCTCCCATCAAAGTGCTAACAAACTAAGGCTCACCCTACGCACCGACGAACTGCCCGAATGGAGCCGCGACGGCAAGCTGGGCATAGATCTTATGTTCGATGACAACAGCTACGATGAAATGCAGAATGCCATGGCGCTTGCCACCGCCCGCAGCGAACAGGCTTCAGAGAACAGGCTCATAAAAGTGCTCACCGGCCAGGCGAAACCCGGCTTTAACAACAGCATCCACCCTTTTACAATTCCCGGACTCAACAGCTCACAACAAAATGCAGTAAACAATATCCTCGCCGCCGAAGACCTGGCCATCGTACATGGCCCTCCCGGCACCGGCAAAACAACCACATTGGTACAGGCCATAAAAGCACTCATCAAACAAGATCACCAGCAGGTACTGGTGGTAGCGCCAAGTAATACCGCTGTCGACCTCCTGGCCGATAAGCTCTCCGATGAAGGATTGGAAGTGTTACGCGTAGGCAACCCTGCAAGGGTATCGGAAAAACTCCAGGCATTGACACTCGACAGTAAGATGGCCGCTCATCCTTCTATAAAGGAAATCAAAAAGCTGAAGAAACAGGCCAGTGAGTTCCGTAATATGGCGCATAAATACAAGCGCAACTTCGGACCGGCGGAAAGAGAACAACGAAAAGCATTGTTCACAGAAGCCCGTAATATCATGAAAACGGTTGAGCAAACAGAGTCCTATATCGTAAACGACCTCTTGGCCAGGGCGCAGGTGATAACCGCTACGCTGGTAGGTGCCAATCATTATACGGTAGCACATCTCAAATACCGCACAGTAGTGATAGATGAGGCCGGCCAGGCATTGGAACCCGCCTGCTGGATCCCCATCCTGAAAGGGAAAAAACTGGTACTGGCAGGCGATCACTGCCAGCTGCCCCCCACCGTAAAATCACAGGAAGCAGGCCGCAACGGACTAAACACCACCCTGCTCGAAAAAACAGTGGCCTTACATCCCGAAG
This window encodes:
- a CDS encoding AAA domain-containing protein, which encodes MDYFKKLLALLRTEREEDQRNYQQQIASASVAERRANGLTWYPVAIRDTEIGRGDYLTVEVERTTHQDVIHQLRFGASAALFSNHDPANSRVEGTISHQSANKLRLTLRTDELPEWSRDGKLGIDLMFDDNSYDEMQNAMALATARSEQASENRLIKVLTGQAKPGFNNSIHPFTIPGLNSSQQNAVNNILAAEDLAIVHGPPGTGKTTTLVQAIKALIKQDHQQVLVVAPSNTAVDLLADKLSDEGLEVLRVGNPARVSEKLQALTLDSKMAAHPSIKEIKKLKKQASEFRNMAHKYKRNFGPAEREQRKALFTEARNIMKTVEQTESYIVNDLLARAQVITATLVGANHYTVAHLKYRTVVIDEAGQALEPACWIPILKGKKLVLAGDHCQLPPTVKSQEAGRNGLNTTLLEKTVALHPEAVVLLDEQYRMHEMIMGYASNVFYQNRLQAHASVAQQQLLPEELPVSFVDTAGCGFEERLEGTSVTNPEEAAFLIKHLTQLAARLESSYTAATFPTIAIISPYKQQVELLKEQLLHTPALLPYTSSVSVNTIDSFQGQERDIVYISMTRSNTENVIGFLSDTRRMNVAMTRARKKLVVIGDSATLSQLPFYSNFITYTEERNAYQSAWEFMDI